From Daucus carota subsp. sativus chromosome 6, DH1 v3.0, whole genome shotgun sequence:
AGACAACAGATTTTAGATCAACATATACAGAATAGTATTAAACCTTAGTTATTGAGCATTAGTTTCTTTCAGTACCTCGTAATATTCTTTTTCGTAGTAACCATGTGCCAAAAACTATTGCGGCTAACAATAAAACTGCACCAATTGCAGAGCCAACAACTACAGGAATCGTCTTATTGCTCTTCTTTTTGCATGGTTCCGTCCCACATAACTCAGTATTTGTGTCATTTCCGTTAGTATTTGTGTCATTTCCAGGACCGTCAAAACtgtttatataatacataacatATCAAAGCTAAGTCAGGCATGGTGTTTTTATTAACAGTCTATATAGCTTATATAAACAAGTCTTGCGACTTTCTTAAGTTGAAGGAAGAAAGTTATTAACCTTAATGATAGAATTCCTTTGCTTTTGTTTTCCAGGAGTTGAGCTGGAATTGGTCCACTAAAGTTGTTTCCTTTGATGTTCCTGTGTGTTAAATAAGAAGATTAACATAACAATGATATTCCTTAATTCAGTTATAGAGTCTTAAAGATCTGTTGTGTCAGTCTATAAACTAACTTACAGCACACGTAGTGAAGCCAACTGCGATAAGAATCCTGGTACTGGTCCGCTTAAGTTATTGTTAGATAGATCCCTGAAGAAGGGAACAAAGAAATGAAATTTCACTTAAACAATTGATTTCCTTTAGGATCGTGTTTGTGAGTATGAAATGCATTTTCAGACATTAATTGAGTAATCATTCAAGTTCTCACACTTGAGCTTATATTTGAATGTCGTGGAATTGAACCACATTACGCTCCATAAACATGTCATTTAGATTAAATTCATCATTTGATATGAAATTCTAGTTCTCAAGCATACTGTGAATTAAGATGCACTTACAAAGTTTCTAATTCTGTGAGATTGCCTATAGAAGAAATTATGTCTCCGGTCAGTCCACTCGTGGACAAATTCCTGAAAGAGAATAATGCATTTATGATATATCACGTTAAGCTCAAAGTGcagataaaaaatttatgaagcTTTCAGAAGTCCAAATTTTAGAAAGATGAGGAGCTAATACTAAATACATATCATCCGAAGTAAAACTCTTACAATGTTGTTATCCTGGCGGAATCAGAACTATGGTTTATGCATTTTAGACCTTCCCAAATAAAGTCTTCTGGTTCACATGGATCTCCTTGCCAGCTATCTCTTGTCACTCCATACTGAGACTTGATGTTAAGTATGGCAGCAACTAAACGCAAAAGACAAATATACATGTGTTAGTAGAAATATAGATCCTAGTCATTGAACAATCAAATATTGCTGGAAAGACGTACCATCAGTCTCTTCTGTTGCTGACGTTGAAAAATCCTTAACAGAATAAATTTCGTAGGCATTGATAATAGGTGGATGGGTTGAATCTTCGGTTCTGTTCAGTGATACTATATACTCAGTGTTACCTGTCTGGGGTGCTTCTGCGTAATAGGTTGTGACAGTTAGATAATTTGGAACAACCAATTCACTGTTCCAAAGTTTTCCATTCACGTAGATATTGAATTCTCTGGATTGATTGGCTTCTAGTTTTTCAACTTCAGCAAAGTGCAGGTACATATAGAATCGATCACTGGCATCCGTCGTGTCCCAAGAGAACAGAAAGGGTTCACTGGCATTGTCCGGGCTGCTGGCAGTCTTCAACACATCCACTGGTACTCTGTAACCGTTTACATTATTTATGTCTAGCTTCGTACTTGCTCCTGTGCCAGTCCAGTTAAAGGGAAACCATCTTCGATCATAAATATCATCTTTGTacctatataaaaaaattagtttgtcAACTATAATTTCCATCAACTAGTGACAAACTTGTTTCATTTGTTTGACAGGCATTATAGGTACCTGATTGCAGTAGTAGGACTTGTAGTGTCGCAATCTACATGATAAAGGTTTTGCAAGGATCCAGACGTTGTTTTGTAGATGGAACTGGTACTGCTGACAGGCCTCAACTCTAGTGCAGAAATGAAGGGTGTCGTAGTACCCGTCTTTACTAGACAAATATGAATATAATCTGAAGAGAGAATATGCATGATCTCTTTCCTCACAACTGACAAATTTCCTGTAATTACGACATTGCTCCAGGTGTCTGCTCCCAGATTGAGATCAAATGCTGGGAATTGGTTCAACGAATCATAGTTTCCGTACATGAAACTTGCTCTTATCAGATACCTGTTACCTTTCCCGAGTGCAGGTTTAATGGTGTAACAGTTTTTCTTTCCCTGAGGAAAGCTTCTGACATTGGACAAGTATTTTTCTACGGTGTCGCTAGTGACAGAAGGTAACAAATTCTTACTCTCACCACTGTCAATCAAGTTTGCATCCGATTTGAAGTATAGTCCCGTTGTAACATCTTTATAGTCAGAACCTTTCGCTAATCCACAATCTATGCTTAAAAAGCCTGATAAAATCGAAAAAACATGAAATGTAGTCAAGTAAAagtttacatatatgtatgtgtcTGCTGCTAGGTGTTTACAGGTTAGAAAAATAGTATAAGATTCAAACCTGGCGGATTATCATCCTGCGCATGAACAAGAGGTACCGGATTAAGAGAAAGCGTGAGAACAAGTGCGAACAATATACCACATTCCGCTATCATTTTTCCCTCACTAGCTAAACAGACACTATAGAAGAATAGAAATGCCCTTTATATATACTGGAGTTCTCACACTATGCTGGTACGTTTTTTCTTCGAAAGTAATATAAATTCATTTCGGAAATTCTTGTCGAAACTTACTTGTATTGAATGAGGCATAATTTCCAGTCTGGAATAGTATTGATTATAGAAGTAGATTCCTTTTGACATTTTGGAGCGACCAAGTCAATTACTACGGATAGAATGTACTACCAGGAAACATGCGAGACAATCATAAATTAAGGATTAAGCATCTGCTAAGTTAGTGTTAGGAACAT
This genomic window contains:
- the LOC108192270 gene encoding putative leucine-rich repeat receptor-like protein kinase At2g19210, which produces MIAECGILFALVLTLSLNPVPLVHAQDDNPPGFLSIDCGLAKGSDYKDVTTGLYFKSDANLIDSGESKNLLPSVTSDTVEKYLSNVRSFPQGKKNCYTIKPALGKGNRYLIRASFMYGNYDSLNQFPAFDLNLGADTWSNVVITGNLSVVRKEIMHILSSDYIHICLVKTGTTTPFISALELRPVSSTSSIYKTTSGSLQNLYHVDCDTTSPTTAIRYKDDIYDRRWFPFNWTGTGASTKLDINNVNGYRVPVDVLKTASSPDNASEPFLFSWDTTDASDRFYMYLHFAEVEKLEANQSREFNIYVNGKLWNSELVVPNYLTVTTYYAEAPQTGNTEYIVSLNRTEDSTHPPIINAYEIYSVKDFSTSATEETDVAAILNIKSQYGVTRDSWQGDPCEPEDFIWEGLKCINHSSDSARITTLNLSTSGLTGDIISSIGNLTELETLDLSNNNLSGPVPGFLSQLASLRVLNIKGNNFSGPIPAQLLENKSKGILSLSFDGPGNDTNTNGNDTNTELCGTEPCKKKSNKTIPVVVGSAIGAVLLLAAIVFGTWLLRKRILRDRKTGNQTQVNIGDMEKRNRQFTYSEVLNITGNFQKVLGKGGFGTVYHGYVGDTEVAVKMLSPSSTQGYKEFQTEASLLLSVHHKNLTALVGYCNEDVNMGIIYEYMANRSLDKHLVGNNDGVLSWETRLQIAVDAAQGLEYLHHGCKPAIIHRDVKTSNILLNEQFQAKLADFGLSRAYSDEGGTHVSTVVAGTPGYLDPDYYISSRLTEKSDVFSFGVVLLEMITGQGAILRNAERTHITQWVESSVKNGDVKEVIDPRFRGNYDINCVWKAVEVALACASRISSERPTMNMVVMDLKECLAMEIGSHDADTNNSIGMVSIDLDNSLAPRPR